The sequence GAGATGGAATAGGAGGTGCGTCCGTCTGACCTGCAAAGGAGTGTTGCCGCGATGGGAACTAAGCGGCCCTCGTGATGGGGAAGTGAGATGAGGTCGATGGTGGCCCACTCGCCCTCCAGTAGCCGCAGAGCACAGATCCACCCTGcgcgcctcctcgccgtccCTCCTCGCgccgggtgcggcggcgcggcagccgcGCGCAAGTGGTGCCGCGGCTggctcggcgaggcgggcggcaaggcgcggcggcgcagcaaccAGGGAGCGCGGGCAGCACCACAGACGGCTCGGCAAAGGTGCAGTGTCGTGGCAGCCAGCGCTGGCCGGCGTGCGCGGGCGGCTTATGTGACAGCCCGTGGGCCGTATTGTTGGGCCTGACGGAAGGTGTGACACTGTAGTAAAAAGTTACTGTAGTGTCTTGGGTACTGTGATAGCGGCACAGTGCTCACGGTGCTTTCTAATTTAGTGTATGAACAGACCAACTTAAAAATCTGAGCCTGGAAAGATAGTAAATCCGGTTCGATTTTTTTGCGTGAAGCGAAAACGAAAGTGTAAGAGAGTTATTTAGTATATGTgttttactcaacgtgcagagtagatcttaaccattatcccgggccgggtcgttacagggtatcagagccaaactctcgcggtttcacgccatatacgggcagaagtgcgcgtACATGAGCACGTACGCGCACGGGGacacagatgccaccggcatgtggatggacacacatgggctgctggtaGTGAACCCACGGACGTGACACATGTGATCGTTAGCACTACACGTATgagacgtggccaagagaggagatcctgcTCCTTTGTCCCATATGGGTAAGCTGGATCGATGtctcgacgaggacgtcgagtccTCAACGGAGGGTGATTGTGACAGCCCGTGGGCCGTGTTGTTGGGCAGGACCGAATATGCGGCACTATAGCAAAAGTACTGTAGCGTGTGGTACTGTAGCGTGTGGTACTGTAGCGGCAGCACAGTACTTCCCAGTTTAGTCTCATACCGGAAATGGAACGAGAGACAGACCAGCTTGAAAACCTGAGCCTGAGAAACTAGTAAGTCCGGTTCGAACTTTTTGCGCGAAGTAAGAACGAAAGCACAAGAAAGTTATTTAACAAGTGTATTTTACTAAACGTGCAAAGTAGATCTTAGCTATTATCCCGACCCGGATCGTCACATCTTAGCGAGGCAGGCGGTGAGCTCGGCTGGCGGCGCGATGGTTGAGCTCGGGGTAGCGGCAACGGCCTCCGCGGAGACGACAtcggcgggcggtgcggtggCCGAGCTCTGGGGCTACAGCAACAACCTCCACTCGTGCGTGACAACCCGCACTCGATCCGTAGCTGCCGTCGACGAGCCGCAGCGCAGTGCACAACAGGGCAGCGCCGTCGTCTCCTCGCATTGGGCAACGAGCCCATGCCCCGGGgtgtttttttgcaaaatatatCGTGAGCAGACGGCAAACCGACGGCCGTTGTACGTGCCCTAACATAATGTCCCTGTAATCTAACATAATTTTCCAGTAATGTCTCTCATTCAACTATAGAGTTTTATGATTGCTTTTATCATAGTTCCTCGAACCCTCGTCATGTATGCATAATGTTCGCAGATTGATGGTTATCGCCTTGTAATAAGTTTGGACTGATATCTTTATAGAGGCTAAATCCGAATATTTCCCATTATGTAAAGGGAACGtattaggtgcaaaccaattttttttgaaaactatgcaaacttcaatctgaatcatcggatcaacatctaAGAGGCATGAGGAATTGGGGAATTTTATAATATGAACCAGTGAATAAATAGGGCATGAACAGATTCTACAAATAATTACGCTCTTGTAATGTTCCACAGTTAAATGGCTAGAATGCCATATAGGACCTCGCCACATTTGACGACGCGTCCAGTACCAAAACTACACCCTATATGTACACTGACAATACAAGTAACCCAAAAGTGGAAGGAGAAAAAGGATATATTGTTTCAAAAAAGATCTCAATTCTCAAGAGCTTTGTCGCCAGATCTTGGTCCTATCGTTGCTGGAAGTTCAACTTCTTGATGCAGACTGCGTACATGAATGCGAAGAACGCTGCAAAGAGCACAAGGACCGGCGCAACAACTGGCATAAAATTCATGTGATATCCAAAATGATGTGTTACGTAGTAGCTAATTGTCTGCTTGGATTCGCCGGGGACTTCGATGACCTCTTCCAGGTCTCCATATTGCGTCACTATGAGCCCATACACAGTCCATGCCAGTGGACAAATCCAGTAGTACCAGATCCACCATCTAGGAATTTTCTGAAACAAGTGGAGAAAAAAATATCAGTTTTTGTAATTCTACAGAAAAGGATCGCGGGAGCTATTTGAGTGAAGAGACAACTAACCGGTCTTGGAATGAAGAAGCCCGAGAAGAGGTTGAAGAGTGAATAGAAAGCTGCAGCAAAGATGGCTGCAACCTCAGGGTTCGGTGAGATTGAGACCGTCATCATGCCGTAGAAGGTGAAGTAGAGGAAGGAGAAGTAGGAAATGAAGAAGAACCAGAAGAATTTGGCAGCTGTCCATTGGAAGCTCATCATGGCGTATACGATGAGGGTGTAGTAAGTTGTTTGGACAAACACATAGGGGATCTCCATGACAACCTGTGAAAGCAAAATTTGAGTGTCTCCAGAGAGCAAATATCATCTCAGTTATCACTGCTTTGTAATGGTTCTACAATATTTCTTTACCTGAGCAATGGCATAGGGCATTGCAGAGTACATCCCAGCAGCCCTCTCTCGGTAGAAAACCGTCCTCTCAATTGAAACAATTGGCTGTACAGTTGAGCAATTGTTGATACCAACAAACATCACAGCTGTGTACATTGCTCCCATAACCATCCTGAGAGTGTTTGCATCTCCCCTGCAATAGAATGCATCAACACTTTCAGATGCCGGTAAGTTAGGAACTAACGATCAAAGATGAAGAGAGTTAGAAAATTTACATTTTGGTTCCTATCCTCCAAAAAATGGAGCCAAGCAGTAAGGCAACGAACAAAGTGAAGGAAAATCTAACAAGGTTGTAATCCGGGCTGCGCCAATAGGTCAACCACTGCTTCCAAAGGCAGGCTTTGAACTGTCCTATTATGGATTGAGAGTACTGTGTAGCGAAATAAAGATCTGATGTTCCTGACTCTGGTTGACTCAGCTGGTTGACCAGTACCTTGTTTTGCCTGGAAACAATACCATCGAATTACGCAAGGAATCGTTACTGAACTTGAGAATATATTGCATACACTGGCTAGCTGAGAATAAAGGCAaccaattttttaaaaaaataaacaagaagCATATCTATCACTTACTTGTACAGATCTGATGTTTTGTAGTACTCAGCAAAATCCATCTTTAGTCGCACTTCAGCTGCAATTGAACTGACTTCGAGCATCCACGTTGCAGGATTGTACTTACCTTTGATCTTAGGCACTCCCGGAATTGTCTAGTTGCATAGTTGAACGGCAGATTAGatatttttctctatttttatttttcaccCTTGTTTAAAATTTATTGatgcacaaaaatttaaacgTGAGATGgagcttttttttgtttgagaTTCGCGAGGTGGAGCTTTATGTACCTCGAAATACTCAACCATTTTCTGGGAGTTGCGACCCAATTGTCCAGAGTAGATCACCTGGCCTCCTCTTTTCAGCAATAGCAACTGCACATAAGAACTCAGGTTAACATTTAATAGTTTAAAAGGTGGTACAACTTGTAAAAGTTACTCATATCAACCTCATCAAAAGCCTCAAAGATGTCAATGCTTGGCTGATGGATAGTGCAAACCACTGTGCGTCCAGTATCAACTGTGTTTCGCACTGTTCTCATGACAATCGCTGCAGCTCTTGCATCAAGACCTGATGTTGGTTCATCCATGAAGATGATCGATGGGTTGGCAACGAGTTCCACAGCTATTGTTAACCTTTTTCTTTGCTCTGTTGAAAGCCCTGTGATTCCTGGTAGGCCAACTAAAGCATCCTTCAGATTGTCAAGCTCCACTAGTTCCATAACTTCATCAACAAATTGCTGCAACCATTGAGACATGTTACATGTGAGTTTGGTAAAATATGACGTTTAATTTACTTTAAAAACAGAAGAAATGATATTATTGGCACTGTTTCTTGCAATATTTCAAATCTCAAACATCATGCAGACTTGCACATACAACAAACAGGTCCTAGTGACAACAAGCAAGACAAACTTCTTACGTTCATTAGGTTTTACTAGCAGACACTTTATCTTCCAAGCAAAGATATCGATCAATTAAAGGAATGTGTCAGAGACAGGAAAAAAACCAATGACTTACAATCTTGATATCATCAGTGATTTCTTGATCTCCAATCATTTCAGGAAGGCGCAAGAAGGCAGAGTATATCAAAGATTCCCTAACTGTGACCTGAGGAGAATGGATATCATTTTGCTCGCAGTAACCAGAAATCCTTGCAAATGTGGCTTGGTTCTTGGGATAGCCGGCAATTCTGATATCACCTTCAATATAACCCCCAGTCTTTCTTCCAGCCAAGACATCCATAAGAGTAGTCTTTCCAGCTCCACTGACACCCATAAGCGCTGTCAGTACTCCAGGCCTGAATGACCCTGTAACCTCACGCAATAATTGAAGCCTGTTATCCTGCACTCCTTGCTGTTTCATTTCCTGGGCAACCAATGGAATTCTTCATCAATGTTCCATGCTCGAACGTACAAGCAAATTGAGGATGGTGAGGAACGTGAGGGGAAAAACTGCTGAGAATAGTTGAATGTGAACTCACCGCAGGCATGTCGACATAGTAGTTCACATTATCAAAGGACATGGCAAGAGGGTTAAATGGAAGAACCATTCCTCTTCTTGGAGCAGCTTCATTGCTGCCAATGGACATGACTCGTGAAACCCCATTTGATGAGCAGTTGCTCAAACGCGCACTCAATCTCATCTCCTTCATTTCCTCTGTAATAATCAAACCTCAGATTAGAAACTGTCACTTATTTTTCAGATTCATTTATGACCTGTCTTTCGTCAGAGTTGCTTACTGCTATGACCACCGTCCTTTGATTTCGTGCTGCCATTTCTTACTGTCCCTCTTGCATGCTCATTGCCTTCCGCTTCCTGTGCAGTTTCTTCTGATATAACAGCTTGTGGTTTGCCGAGAGCTGGCGATTAAAGAACAGGTAAATTAGATACCAACACAAAAACAATCATCggcaattttttgtattatggaTGATCTACAACGAATTAAGATTATAGTTTAGGCACTTACGGTTCAGATACATAAGTGACAGTGTAAAAAGTACATTGAAGAAAATGGTGAAACCCAAGAGCCCTGCTGCTCCAATCCAGTACCAGTTTTTGTCAACAAAGATGTTGGCGCCTTCAAGCATAGATATCCCTAGTCTTTTCGGAACACCATTTTGGTCCTATAAACATGAGCACGAACACCTTGtcaacaaaaatatatatttgtaaACTAGTGAAAAATCAGTGCAGTCGTGAGCATACCATTACGAACTTGTTCATCCACCGAGGAGCATAGAATTCATTGACTGCTAGAGCATTAAATCCATACATCAAAGGTGAAATCCAATAGCCCCAGATCCACCATTTAGGGATGAAACCTGTACAAAGAACCACTCAGCAAGGCTATATTGATCTAAAAATATATTGATCTACAGAAGCATGTGagtaaaaagggaaaaagacaGGTAATGAACCTTTTGGCAGGAGAAAGCCTCCAAGAACAAAGAAGATAAGAAGAAATAGTGCTCCACCAGTTTGAGCGATGGTCATGGATCTGCAAAGTCCGGCAATTGCTCTGAAAAGCCCACCTGCCATCTGCTGGATCAAGAACACAAGCAGCAAGTGCTTGAAAAACCTGCACACAAATACCACAATTAGTATATGAACTGTGGGTTCCTGAAACAGAAAATAgtaaaaagaaaaggacaaCTATTTTATGTACCTGTCGGCCTCTGGAGCAAACCCTATGGTGTAGTATGTAACAAGAACCCAGACTACAGATTCAATTATGGAGAATGGGATTCTGAGAACGACGTTTGGTAGTGTGAAGATCCAAGCAGGGTAAAAGAGGAGGTCCCTGTGCTTGTAGAACACCGGTAACCTTGTTATGGCCAAAGAGAGCTCGGCAAAACCATTGAACATATTGACTATCAGACTAAAGAGCAGTGCTCCAATGTACACAAAGCCATCATCTACATTCCTTGTATGCATGTGGGTCCTTAGAAACACTGTTGACGCAATGAGGGCTA comes from Panicum virgatum strain AP13 chromosome 4K, P.virgatum_v5, whole genome shotgun sequence and encodes:
- the LOC120704829 gene encoding ABC transporter G family member 42-like isoform X1 — protein: MEGAMEKVWESGRRASRSISRGMGMDAWGVDDAFVPPHHQSRSRSRRAGGSRGADDDEEALRWAAIERLPTYSRVRTAILSSAADQFKEVDVRKLAVGDRQEFIERVFRVADEDNQRFLQKLRNRIDRVGIELPTVEVRFEQVTVQAKCHVGSRALPTLLNTARNVAEGALGLCGLRLGRQATLTILKDVSGVVRPSRMTLLLGPPSSGKTTLLLALAGKLDPALRRAGEVTYNGFALGEFVPQKTAAYISQTDVHVGEMTVKETLDFSARCQGVGTKYDLMTELTRREKEAGIRPEPEVDLFMKATSMEGVQSSLQTDYTLRILGLDICADTIVGDQMQRGISGGQKKRVTTGEMIVGPTKVLFMDEISTGLDSSTTFQIVKCLQQIVHLGEATILMSLLQPAPETYDLFDDIILLSEGQIVYQGPREYVLEFFETCGFRCPERKGTADFLQEVTSRKDQEQYWADKQRPYRYISVPEFAQRFKRFHVGLQLENHLSLPFDKSRCHQAALVFSKHSVSTTELLKASFDKEWLLIKRNSFVYIFKTIQLIIVALIASTVFLRTHMHTRNVDDGFVYIGALLFSLIVNMFNGFAELSLAITRLPVFYKHRDLLFYPAWIFTLPNVVLRIPFSIIESVVWVLVTYYTIGFAPEADRFFKHLLLVFLIQQMAGGLFRAIAGLCRSMTIAQTGGALFLLIFFVLGGFLLPKGFIPKWWIWGYWISPLMYGFNALAVNEFYAPRWMNKFVMDQNGVPKRLGISMLEGANIFVDKNWYWIGAAGLLGFTIFFNVLFTLSLMYLNPLGKPQAVISEETAQEAEGNEHARGTVRNGSTKSKDGGHSKEMKEMRLSARLSNCSSNGVSRVMSIGSNEAAPRRGMVLPFNPLAMSFDNVNYYVDMPAEMKQQGVQDNRLQLLREVTGSFRPGVLTALMGVSGAGKTTLMDVLAGRKTGGYIEGDIRIAGYPKNQATFARISGYCEQNDIHSPQVTVRESLIYSAFLRLPEMIGDQEITDDIKIQFVDEVMELVELDNLKDALVGLPGITGLSTEQRKRLTIAVELVANPSIIFMDEPTSGLDARAAAIVMRTVRNTVDTGRTVVCTIHQPSIDIFEAFDELLLLKRGGQVIYSGQLGRNSQKMVEYFETIPGVPKIKGKYNPATWMLEVSSIAAEVRLKMDFAEYYKTSDLYKQNKVLVNQLSQPESGTSDLYFATQYSQSIIGQFKACLWKQWLTYWRSPDYNLVRFSFTLFVALLLGSIFWRIGTKMGDANTLRMVMGAMYTAVMFVGINNCSTVQPIVSIERTVFYRERAAGMYSAMPYAIAQVVMEIPYVFVQTTYYTLIVYAMMSFQWTAAKFFWFFFISYFSFLYFTFYGMMTVSISPNPEVAAIFAAAFYSLFNLFSGFFIPRPKIPRWWIWYYWICPLAWTVYGLIVTQYGDLEEVIEVPGESKQTISYYVTHHFGYHMNFMPVVAPVLVLFAAFFAFMYAVCIKKLNFQQR
- the LOC120704829 gene encoding ABC transporter G family member 42-like isoform X2 encodes the protein MMGTGSIFPGRIHHQVHYFDTHHQVVETDAEPGRLLGSAAGASGLVCSLLNLLTTKPKPSHLLHLLGGHFLSIPGGVLLQAAVKAGGWCTNLTSRRWSAGVTESAHLCTRPRRVRRNAQPKILGLDICADTIVGDQMQRGISGGQKKRVTTGEMIVGPTKVLFMDEISTGLDSSTTFQIVKCLQQIVHLGEATILMSLLQPAPETYDLFDDIILLSEGQIVYQGPREYVLEFFETCGFRCPERKGTADFLQEVTSRKDQEQYWADKQRPYRYISVPEFAQRFKRFHVGLQLENHLSLPFDKSRCHQAALVFSKHSVSTTELLKASFDKEWLLIKRNSFVYIFKTIQLIIVALIASTVFLRTHMHTRNVDDGFVYIGALLFSLIVNMFNGFAELSLAITRLPVFYKHRDLLFYPAWIFTLPNVVLRIPFSIIESVVWVLVTYYTIGFAPEADRFFKHLLLVFLIQQMAGGLFRAIAGLCRSMTIAQTGGALFLLIFFVLGGFLLPKGFIPKWWIWGYWISPLMYGFNALAVNEFYAPRWMNKFVMDQNGVPKRLGISMLEGANIFVDKNWYWIGAAGLLGFTIFFNVLFTLSLMYLNPLGKPQAVISEETAQEAEGNEHARGTVRNGSTKSKDGGHSKEMKEMRLSARLSNCSSNGVSRVMSIGSNEAAPRRGMVLPFNPLAMSFDNVNYYVDMPAEMKQQGVQDNRLQLLREVTGSFRPGVLTALMGVSGAGKTTLMDVLAGRKTGGYIEGDIRIAGYPKNQATFARISGYCEQNDIHSPQVTVRESLIYSAFLRLPEMIGDQEITDDIKIQFVDEVMELVELDNLKDALVGLPGITGLSTEQRKRLTIAVELVANPSIIFMDEPTSGLDARAAAIVMRTVRNTVDTGRTVVCTIHQPSIDIFEAFDELLLLKRGGQVIYSGQLGRNSQKMVEYFETIPGVPKIKGKYNPATWMLEVSSIAAEVRLKMDFAEYYKTSDLYKQNKVLVNQLSQPESGTSDLYFATQYSQSIIGQFKACLWKQWLTYWRSPDYNLVRFSFTLFVALLLGSIFWRIGTKMGDANTLRMVMGAMYTAVMFVGINNCSTVQPIVSIERTVFYRERAAGMYSAMPYAIAQVVMEIPYVFVQTTYYTLIVYAMMSFQWTAAKFFWFFFISYFSFLYFTFYGMMTVSISPNPEVAAIFAAAFYSLFNLFSGFFIPRPKIPRWWIWYYWICPLAWTVYGLIVTQYGDLEEVIEVPGESKQTISYYVTHHFGYHMNFMPVVAPVLVLFAAFFAFMYAVCIKKLNFQQR